A window from Streptomyces sp. NBC_00335 encodes these proteins:
- a CDS encoding GAF domain-containing sensor histidine kinase, giving the protein MQSGPRAPRGGGLAAVSTALLAMSRRLEVRDVLRTIVASARELLDAEYAALGVPDDHGGFAQFVVDGISEEQWRAIGPLPRQHGILAAMLHQDGPERLADVREDPRFEGWPAAHPDMSDFLGLPIRDGEETLGALFLANKRTVPGGERGFTDEDEELLSLLAQHAAIALTNARLYERSRELTIAEERSRLAHELHDAVSQKLFSLRLTAQAAAALVDRDPARAKDELQQVAVLAAEAADELRAAVTELRPAALDEDGLVATLRGQVRVLNRAHAAHVTFTCDGVRALPAAQEEAVLRVAQEALHNALRHSAGERIDVTLTRRETGGALLRVTDDGTGFSPPTVRRAGRHLGLVSMRDRAASVGGRLTVSSEPGTANGTTIELEVPGG; this is encoded by the coding sequence ATGCAATCCGGACCCCGAGCCCCCCGCGGCGGTGGCCTGGCCGCCGTGAGCACCGCACTGCTCGCCATGAGCCGCCGGCTGGAGGTCCGCGACGTGCTGCGCACGATCGTCGCCTCGGCCCGCGAGCTGCTCGACGCCGAGTACGCGGCCCTGGGCGTCCCGGACGACCACGGCGGCTTCGCCCAGTTCGTCGTGGACGGCATCAGCGAGGAGCAGTGGCGGGCGATCGGCCCGCTGCCCCGCCAGCACGGCATCCTCGCCGCGATGCTCCACCAGGACGGCCCCGAGCGGCTGGCCGACGTACGCGAGGACCCCCGCTTCGAGGGCTGGCCCGCCGCCCACCCCGACATGTCCGACTTCCTCGGTCTGCCCATCCGGGACGGCGAGGAGACCCTCGGCGCCCTCTTCCTGGCGAACAAGCGGACCGTCCCGGGCGGCGAGCGCGGCTTCACCGACGAGGACGAGGAGCTCCTCTCCCTCCTCGCCCAGCACGCGGCGATCGCCCTCACCAACGCCCGCCTCTACGAGCGCAGCCGTGAGCTGACCATCGCCGAGGAGCGCTCGCGCCTGGCCCACGAGCTGCACGACGCGGTCAGCCAGAAGCTCTTCTCGCTCCGCCTGACCGCGCAGGCCGCCGCCGCCCTGGTGGACCGCGACCCCGCCCGCGCCAAGGACGAGCTCCAGCAGGTCGCCGTCCTCGCGGCCGAGGCCGCCGACGAACTGCGCGCGGCCGTCACCGAGCTCCGCCCCGCCGCCCTGGACGAGGACGGCCTGGTCGCCACCCTGCGGGGCCAGGTCCGCGTCCTGAACCGGGCCCACGCCGCGCACGTCACCTTCACCTGCGACGGCGTAAGGGCCCTGCCCGCGGCCCAGGAGGAGGCGGTCCTGCGCGTGGCCCAGGAGGCCCTGCACAACGCCCTGCGCCACTCGGCCGGGGAGAGGATCGACGTCACCCTGACCCGCCGGGAGACCGGGGGAGCCCTGCTGCGGGTGACCGACGACGGAACCGGCTTCTCCCCTCCCACCGTCCGCCGGGCGGGCCGCCACCTGGGCCTGGTCTCCATGCGCGACCGGGCCGCAAGCGTCGGCGGCCGGCTCACCGTGAGCTCCGAGCCCGGCACCGCCAACGGCACCACGATCGAACTGGAGGTACCCGGTGGCTGA
- a CDS encoding response regulator → MADASGRSGGGSRIKVLLVDDHQVVRRGLRTFLEVQDDIEVVGEAADGEEGIDRAGELLPDVILMDIKMPGTDGIEALRRLRTLANPARVLIVTSFTEQRTVVPALRAGAAGYVYKDIDPDALAAAIRSVHAGHVLLQPEVAGALLAEEGPGPSSGRGGNLTDREREVLHHIADGRSNREIARALVLSEKTVKTHVSNILMKLDVADRTQAALWAVRHGNAQ, encoded by the coding sequence GTGGCTGACGCGTCGGGCCGTAGCGGCGGCGGCAGCCGCATCAAAGTACTGCTCGTGGACGACCACCAGGTGGTCCGGCGGGGCCTGCGCACCTTCCTGGAGGTCCAGGACGACATAGAGGTGGTCGGCGAGGCCGCCGACGGCGAGGAGGGCATCGACCGCGCCGGGGAACTGCTCCCCGACGTCATCCTGATGGACATCAAGATGCCGGGCACCGACGGCATCGAGGCCCTGCGCAGGCTGCGCACGCTGGCGAACCCCGCGCGCGTGCTGATCGTCACCAGCTTCACCGAGCAGCGCACGGTGGTCCCCGCCCTGCGCGCGGGCGCGGCGGGTTACGTGTACAAGGACATAGACCCCGACGCCCTCGCCGCCGCCATCCGCTCCGTCCACGCGGGCCACGTCCTCCTCCAGCCGGAGGTCGCCGGAGCCCTGCTCGCCGAGGAGGGCCCCGGCCCGTCTTCAGGCCGCGGCGGCAACCTGACGGACCGCGAGCGCGAGGTGCTGCACCACATAGCGGACGGGCGCTCGAACCGGGAGATCGCCCGCGCGCTCGTCCTGTCGGAGAAGACGGTGAAGACGCACGTCTCGAACATCCTGATGAAGCTGGACGTCGCGGACCGTACGCAGGCGGCGCTGTGGGCGGTCAGACACGGCAACGCGCAGTGA
- a CDS encoding chaplin, with amino-acid sequence MKNIKKATAVTMIAGGLLAAGVGVSSAHGGASATGEALNSPGVAAGNQLQLPVHIPANVVGNSVNVIGLLNGAWGNTGVNN; translated from the coding sequence GTGAAGAACATCAAGAAGGCCACCGCCGTCACCATGATCGCGGGCGGCCTCCTCGCCGCCGGCGTGGGTGTCTCGTCGGCGCACGGCGGTGCGTCGGCGACGGGCGAGGCCCTGAACTCGCCCGGCGTGGCCGCGGGGAACCAGCTCCAGCTCCCGGTCCACATCCCCGCGAACGTCGTGGGCAACTCGGTCAACGTGATCGGCCTGCTGAACGGCGCCTGGGGCAACACGGGCGTCAACAACTGA
- a CDS encoding ABC transporter ATP-binding protein — protein sequence MSDVLELVDVSVVREGRALVDQISWSVKEGERWVILGPNGAGKTTLLNLASSYVFPTKGSATILGSTLGKVDVFDLRPRIGMAGIAMADKLPRRQTVLETVLTAAYGMTATWQEQYEEIDEQRARAFLDRLGMTPYLDRKFGTLSEGERKRTLIARALMTDPELLLLDEPAAGLDLGGREDLVRRLGRLARDPLAPSMIMVTHHVEEIAPGFTHVMMIRQGKVVAAGPIDLELTSRNLSLCFGLPLVVTRNESDRWTAQGLPLR from the coding sequence ATGAGCGATGTTCTGGAGCTGGTGGACGTATCCGTGGTCCGCGAGGGCCGGGCTCTGGTGGACCAGATCTCCTGGTCGGTCAAGGAGGGGGAGCGCTGGGTGATCCTCGGCCCCAACGGCGCCGGCAAGACCACGCTGCTGAACCTCGCCTCCAGCTACGTCTTCCCCACCAAGGGTTCCGCCACCATCCTCGGCAGCACCCTCGGCAAGGTGGACGTCTTCGATCTGCGCCCCCGCATCGGCATGGCCGGCATCGCGATGGCCGACAAGCTGCCCAGGCGCCAGACCGTGCTGGAGACCGTCCTCACCGCCGCGTACGGGATGACGGCCACCTGGCAGGAGCAGTACGAGGAGATCGACGAGCAGCGCGCCCGCGCCTTCCTCGACCGCCTCGGAATGACGCCCTACCTCGACCGGAAGTTCGGCACGCTCTCCGAGGGCGAGCGCAAGCGCACCCTGATCGCCCGCGCGCTGATGACCGACCCCGAGCTGCTGCTGCTCGACGAGCCCGCCGCCGGTCTCGACCTCGGCGGCCGCGAGGACCTCGTACGACGCCTCGGCCGGCTCGCCCGCGATCCGCTCGCGCCGTCGATGATCATGGTCACGCACCACGTCGAGGAGATCGCCCCCGGCTTCACCCACGTCATGATGATCCGTCAGGGCAAGGTCGTCGCGGCCGGACCCATCGATCTCGAACTGACCTCCCGCAACCTCTCCCTCTGCTTCGGCCTGCCGCTCGTCGTCACGCGCAACGAGAGCGACCGCTGGACCGCCCAGGGCCTGCCCCTGCGGTAA
- a CDS encoding NfeD family protein, producing MDIDAWVWWLIGAVGLGIPLVLTAMPEFGMFAAGAVAAAVTAALGGGVVAQVLVFVAVSVALIAVVRPIANRHRNQKPQHRSGIDALRGRSAVVLERVDAGGGGRIKLAGEIWSARSLDADITFEPGQSVDVVEIDGATAVVM from the coding sequence GTGGACATCGACGCGTGGGTGTGGTGGCTCATCGGCGCGGTCGGACTGGGCATCCCCCTGGTCCTGACCGCGATGCCCGAGTTCGGCATGTTCGCCGCCGGAGCGGTGGCGGCCGCCGTGACGGCGGCCCTCGGCGGGGGAGTGGTCGCCCAAGTCCTGGTCTTCGTGGCCGTGTCGGTCGCGCTCATCGCGGTCGTCCGCCCGATCGCCAACCGGCACCGCAACCAGAAACCCCAACACCGCAGCGGAATCGACGCGTTGAGGGGCCGCAGCGCCGTGGTCCTGGAACGCGTGGACGCGGGCGGCGGCGGCCGGATCAAGCTCGCCGGGGAAATCTGGTCGGCGCGCTCCCTGGACGCGGACATCACCTTCGAACCGGGCCAGTCCGTCGACGTGGTGGAGATCGACGGGGCGACCGCCGTCGTCATGTGA
- a CDS encoding SPFH domain-containing protein, which translates to MQPIIIVLIILVVLVFIALVKTIQVIPQASAAIVERFGRYTRTLNAGLNIVVPFIDSIRNRIDLREQVVPFPPQPVITQDNLVVNIDTVIYYQVTDARAATYEVASYIQAIEQLTVTTLRNIIGGMDLERTLTSREEINAALRGVLDEATGKWGIRVNRVELKAIEPPTSIQDSMEKQMRADRDKRAAILQAEGVRQSEILRAEGEKQSSILRAEGDAKAAALRAEGEAQAIRTVFESIHAGDADQKLLAYQYLQMLPKLAEGDANKLWIVPSEIGDALKGLSGAMGNFGPMGAASGFNPQNVGKDGGGSGGIPAARDKDAAERREQPPID; encoded by the coding sequence ATGCAACCGATCATCATCGTTCTGATCATTCTGGTGGTTCTGGTCTTCATCGCACTGGTCAAGACGATCCAGGTGATCCCGCAGGCCAGCGCCGCCATCGTCGAGCGATTCGGCCGCTACACCCGCACCCTCAACGCGGGCCTCAACATCGTCGTCCCGTTCATCGACTCGATCCGCAACCGGATCGACCTCCGCGAACAGGTCGTCCCCTTCCCGCCGCAGCCCGTCATCACCCAGGACAACCTCGTCGTCAACATCGACACGGTCATCTACTACCAGGTGACCGACGCCCGCGCCGCGACGTACGAGGTCGCCAGCTACATCCAGGCCATCGAGCAGCTCACCGTCACCACGCTCCGCAACATCATCGGCGGCATGGACCTGGAGCGGACCCTGACCTCCCGCGAGGAGATCAACGCGGCCCTGCGCGGAGTCCTCGACGAGGCCACCGGCAAGTGGGGCATCCGCGTCAACCGCGTCGAGCTGAAGGCCATCGAGCCGCCGACCTCCATCCAGGACTCGATGGAGAAGCAGATGCGCGCCGACCGAGACAAGCGCGCCGCGATCCTCCAGGCCGAAGGTGTCCGCCAGTCCGAGATCCTGCGCGCCGAGGGCGAGAAGCAGTCCTCCATCCTGCGCGCCGAGGGTGACGCCAAGGCCGCGGCCCTGCGCGCCGAGGGCGAGGCGCAGGCCATCCGTACGGTCTTCGAGTCCATCCACGCGGGCGACGCCGACCAGAAGCTGCTCGCCTACCAGTACCTCCAGATGCTCCCGAAGCTCGCCGAAGGCGACGCCAACAAGCTCTGGATCGTCCCGAGCGAGATCGGCGACGCCCTCAAGGGCCTCTCCGGAGCCATGGGCAACTTCGGCCCGATGGGCGCCGCCTCCGGCTTCAACCCGCAGAATGTCGGCAAGGACGGCGGCGGCAGCGGCGGGATCCCCGCCGCGCGCGACAAGGACGCCGCGGAACGCCGCGAACAGCCCCCCATCGACTGA
- a CDS encoding sulfite exporter TauE/SafE family protein, producing the protein MSIWESLAVFAAGIGAGTINTIVGSGTLITFPVLLATGLPPVTANVSNTLGLVPGSISGAIGYRKELQGQRSRIIRLGAVSLVGGLAGAILLLTLPSDSFDTIVPVLIGLALVLVVFQPKLAAALRRRQEAAGGDTGHPDGGPLLLSGMLLSSAYGGYFGAAQGVLYIGLMGLLLREDLQRINAVKNVVAAMVNGIAAVFFLFVAEFDWTAVLLIAVGSTIGGQLGAKVGRRLPPTVLRAVIVTVGIIAIVQLLLR; encoded by the coding sequence ATGTCCATCTGGGAATCACTCGCGGTCTTCGCGGCCGGCATCGGCGCCGGCACCATCAACACCATCGTCGGTTCCGGCACCCTGATCACCTTCCCGGTGCTGCTGGCCACCGGCCTGCCGCCGGTCACCGCCAACGTCTCCAACACCCTGGGCCTCGTACCCGGTTCCATCAGCGGAGCCATCGGCTACCGCAAGGAGCTCCAGGGCCAGCGCTCCCGGATCATCCGGCTCGGCGCCGTCTCCCTCGTCGGCGGACTCGCCGGCGCGATCCTGCTCCTCACCCTGCCGTCGGACTCCTTCGACACGATCGTGCCCGTCCTGATCGGCCTGGCCCTCGTGCTCGTCGTCTTCCAGCCCAAGCTGGCCGCCGCCCTGCGCAGGCGCCAGGAGGCCGCGGGAGGCGACACCGGCCATCCCGACGGCGGCCCCCTGCTGCTGTCGGGCATGCTGCTCTCCAGCGCGTACGGGGGCTACTTCGGCGCCGCCCAAGGCGTGCTCTACATCGGCCTCATGGGCCTGCTGCTCCGCGAGGACCTCCAGCGGATCAACGCGGTGAAGAACGTCGTCGCGGCGATGGTGAACGGCATCGCGGCCGTCTTCTTCCTCTTCGTCGCAGAGTTCGACTGGACGGCCGTCCTGCTCATCGCCGTCGGCTCCACCATCGGCGGCCAGCTCGGCGCCAAAGTCGGCCGCCGCCTGCCGCCCACCGTGCTGCGCGCCGTGATCGTGACCGTCGGGATCATCGCGATCGTCCAGCTGCTGCTCCGCTGA
- a CDS encoding HNH endonuclease — MRDTLVLNASFEPLSTVTMNRAVVLVLQDKAVVEQAHPEFRVRAATMELPLPRVIRLCRYVRVPFRRHAPWSRRGVLIRDQHRCAYCGKRATTVDHVLPRAQGGGDTWLNTVASCSEDNHRKAARTPEEAGMPLLRKPFVPSPADAMLLALGVGGREALPEWLERSA, encoded by the coding sequence ATGCGGGACACGCTGGTGCTGAACGCGAGCTTCGAGCCGCTGTCGACGGTGACGATGAACCGGGCTGTGGTCCTGGTGCTCCAGGACAAGGCCGTGGTCGAACAGGCGCATCCCGAGTTCCGTGTGCGCGCGGCCACGATGGAACTTCCGCTGCCGCGGGTGATCAGACTCTGCAGGTACGTACGGGTGCCCTTCCGGAGACATGCTCCCTGGTCACGGAGGGGGGTGTTGATCCGGGACCAACACCGGTGCGCCTACTGCGGGAAGCGCGCGACGACCGTGGACCACGTGCTTCCGCGGGCGCAGGGTGGTGGGGACACCTGGCTGAACACGGTGGCCTCCTGCTCCGAGGACAACCACCGCAAGGCCGCGCGGACTCCGGAGGAGGCGGGGATGCCGCTCCTCCGGAAGCCCTTCGTTCCCTCGCCGGCCGACGCCATGCTGCTCGCGCTGGGGGTGGGCGGCCGGGAGGCGCTGCCGGAGTGGCTGGAGCGTTCCGCGTAG
- a CDS encoding YbhB/YbcL family Raf kinase inhibitor-like protein, translating to MAEQSRAPLPHDFHPAVHAFTVSSADLEPGADLGSAQVLAGGNVSPHLRWEGFPEGTKSFAVTCFDPDAPTGSGFWHWVLFDLPVSVTELPAGAGSGKFEGLPAGAVHVRNDYGTQDFGGAAPPAGERHRYVFTVYAVDEEKLGPGADVSPAAVGFNLRFHTLGRAQLVGEYEAPAG from the coding sequence GTGGCCGAGCAGAGCAGGGCGCCGCTCCCCCACGATTTCCATCCGGCGGTGCACGCCTTCACCGTGAGCAGCGCGGACCTGGAGCCCGGGGCGGATCTGGGGTCCGCCCAGGTGCTGGCCGGTGGGAACGTGTCGCCGCACCTGCGGTGGGAGGGGTTCCCGGAGGGGACCAAGAGCTTCGCCGTGACCTGCTTCGACCCGGACGCGCCGACGGGGAGCGGGTTCTGGCACTGGGTGCTCTTCGATCTGCCGGTCTCGGTCACCGAGCTGCCGGCCGGGGCGGGCTCCGGGAAGTTCGAGGGGCTGCCCGCCGGGGCCGTGCACGTACGGAACGACTACGGCACCCAGGACTTCGGCGGGGCGGCTCCCCCGGCCGGGGAGCGGCACCGTTACGTGTTCACCGTGTACGCGGTGGACGAGGAGAAGCTCGGGCCCGGCGCGGACGTGTCGCCGGCCGCCGTCGGGTTCAATCTGCGGTTCCACACGCTGGGGCGTGCGCAGCTCGTCGGGGAATACGAGGCTCCCGCGGGCTGA
- a CDS encoding sporulation protein, protein MGFRKLFASLGAGGASVDTVITEPNVVPGGIVQGEVRIQGGSVEQQIEGLSVGLQARVEVEGNDQEYKQDVVFTKQRLGGAFQVQAGALHVVPFGLEIPWETPITHFGGRQLPGMNIGVSTELEIARAVDAGDLDAINVHPVPAQQAILDAFTQLGFSFRSADMERGHIRGTRQTLPFYQEIEFLPPSQYRGLNQVELTFVSDGREMDVVLEMDKKPGLFSEGSDTFRCFQVGLQSYQGTDWAAYLNQWISSVGSQRNWL, encoded by the coding sequence ATGGGGTTCAGGAAGCTGTTCGCGAGCCTGGGTGCCGGTGGTGCTTCGGTCGACACCGTCATCACCGAGCCGAACGTCGTACCGGGCGGGATCGTCCAGGGCGAGGTCCGGATCCAGGGCGGGTCCGTGGAGCAGCAGATCGAGGGGCTGTCCGTCGGGCTCCAGGCACGGGTGGAGGTGGAGGGCAACGACCAGGAGTACAAGCAGGACGTGGTCTTCACCAAGCAGCGTCTCGGTGGTGCCTTCCAGGTGCAGGCGGGCGCTCTGCACGTGGTGCCGTTCGGGCTGGAGATCCCCTGGGAGACGCCGATCACCCACTTCGGGGGGCGTCAGCTGCCCGGGATGAACATCGGGGTCAGCACCGAGCTGGAGATCGCGCGGGCGGTGGACGCCGGCGACCTCGACGCGATCAACGTGCACCCGGTGCCGGCGCAGCAGGCGATCCTCGACGCCTTCACGCAGCTGGGCTTCTCCTTCCGCAGTGCCGACATGGAGCGCGGGCACATCCGGGGGACGCGGCAGACGCTGCCGTTCTACCAGGAGATCGAGTTCCTGCCGCCGTCGCAGTACCGGGGGCTGAACCAGGTCGAGCTGACCTTCGTGTCCGACGGGCGCGAGATGGACGTCGTCCTGGAGATGGACAAGAAGCCGGGGCTGTTCAGCGAGGGCAGTGACACCTTCCGCTGCTTCCAGGTGGGGCTGCAGTCCTACCAGGGCACCGACTGGGCGGCCTACCTGAACCAGTGGATCTCGTCGGTGGGTTCGCAGCGCAACTGGCTCTGA
- a CDS encoding DNA-3-methyladenine glycosylase: MSARPDRTPLPRSFFDRPVLTVAPDLLGRTLVRRTPDGPLELRITEVEAYEGEADPGSHAYRGRTARNASMFGPPGHAYVYFIYGMWFSLNVVCGPPGHASGVLLRAGEITVGAELARKRRVSARSDRELAKGPARLATALAVDRSLDGTDLCTGPDSPLSLLAGTPTSPDLLSNGPRTGVGGAGAAHPYRYWITHDPTVSPYRAHAPRRRST; encoded by the coding sequence ATGAGCGCGCGCCCCGACCGTACGCCCCTGCCCAGGTCCTTCTTCGACCGCCCGGTCCTGACCGTGGCCCCGGACCTCCTCGGCCGCACCCTGGTCCGCCGCACCCCGGACGGCCCACTGGAACTGCGCATCACGGAGGTGGAGGCGTACGAGGGGGAAGCCGACCCGGGCTCCCACGCCTACCGGGGCCGGACGGCGCGCAACGCGTCGATGTTCGGTCCACCCGGACACGCGTACGTCTACTTCATCTACGGCATGTGGTTCAGCCTCAACGTGGTCTGCGGCCCGCCGGGCCACGCGAGCGGTGTCCTGCTGAGGGCGGGGGAGATCACCGTGGGAGCGGAGCTGGCCCGTAAACGCCGAGTCTCGGCCAGATCCGACCGAGAACTGGCCAAAGGACCGGCCCGCCTGGCCACCGCCCTGGCGGTGGACCGCTCCCTCGACGGCACGGACCTCTGCACCGGCCCGGATTCCCCCCTGTCCCTGCTGGCCGGCACCCCCACCTCGCCGGACCTGCTGAGCAATGGCCCCCGCACCGGAGTGGGCGGAGCCGGCGCGGCCCACCCGTACCGCTACTGGATCACGCACGACCCGACGGTGAGCCCGTACCGGGCCCACGCGCCGCGCCGCCGCTCAACTTGA